Proteins encoded in a region of the Deinococcus aerius genome:
- a CDS encoding TVP38/TMEM64 family protein, which produces MTLAAPRNARLLRVLLLGGTLALLVGVSLTPDVRAFLARGYEALTSSDPAVTRAFVAGLGWAGPLALILGFVLQAVLPVLPALVMIAVTARAYGPLEGFAIVYLGTLLGAAAGYGLGRWVGDALVRLLAGERARGAAHAFAERYGVQGVLLVRLMPVLSADVMNLVAGAAGMGFRPFMLATAAGAFPVTALVVWLSGSARRMAWGLGLLSALVALGVVVRWWLSRRAAGKVG; this is translated from the coding sequence TGGTGGGCGTGAGCCTGACCCCGGACGTGCGCGCCTTTCTCGCCCGGGGCTACGAGGCCCTGACCTCCAGTGACCCCGCCGTCACGCGCGCCTTCGTGGCCGGGCTGGGCTGGGCCGGGCCGCTCGCCCTGATCCTCGGCTTCGTGCTCCAGGCCGTGCTGCCGGTCCTGCCCGCCCTGGTGATGATCGCCGTGACGGCCCGCGCGTACGGACCGCTGGAGGGCTTCGCCATCGTGTATCTGGGCACGCTGCTGGGCGCCGCCGCCGGGTACGGGCTGGGAAGATGGGTGGGCGACGCGCTCGTGCGGCTGCTCGCCGGGGAGCGGGCGCGGGGCGCGGCCCACGCCTTTGCCGAGCGCTACGGGGTACAGGGCGTCCTGCTTGTGCGGCTGATGCCCGTGCTCTCGGCGGACGTGATGAATCTGGTCGCGGGGGCGGCGGGCATGGGGTTCCGGCCCTTCATGTTGGCAACGGCGGCGGGGGCGTTCCCGGTCACGGCGCTGGTCGTGTGGCTCAGCGGCAGCGCGCGGCGCATGGCCTGGGGCCTAGGCCTGCTCTCGGCGCTCGTGGCGCTGGGGGTGGTCGTCCGCTGGTGGCTCTCGCGCCGGGCCGCCGGGAAAGTCGGGTAA